The following proteins come from a genomic window of Bactrocera dorsalis isolate Fly_Bdor chromosome 6, ASM2337382v1, whole genome shotgun sequence:
- the LOC125779103 gene encoding uncharacterized protein LOC125779103 encodes MTQIAENTSQLESRLTQQMTENNTQLENRLVQQNTENTTQLQKQVQEKFSKFEDELSTLKNDEENLKSEVLQLSNRVRELQLHGPAPSTNNQRLKAPTFDGSIPFQIFKLQFEKTAMANNWNAADKVVSLFVSLKGPAAEILQTIPDCERDNYEALMSAIERRYGSEHRKQIYQIELQNRGQKMNESLQEFATEIERLAHLANADAPVDYIERVKIQFFINGIRDVDTKRATYALPKRTFAETVSHTLTQETASLLSKPAHKVQRVEMEQPALMEEILKTLKTIAAPRVNTTGRCFNCGKAGHFARNCNIKLNPSKRKQPTEHRKRIHHKNADALSRRPCPLECKHCSKSEGKEDIIDVRLLNIEPEDDWTPHRIRINQLEDPDLAQLIIAKENGVRPPKEQISSESPTAKAYWAQWNSINLVNGYLHRTWESEDGKQSRLLIIVPKSMTPKVLKEYHNGPCGGHLGITKTIEKIKQRFYWIGCRDSIAEWISNCVECMAAKGPKAKSRGRLQQYNVGSPFERVAMDVAGPFPTSTARNKYLLVVMDYFSKWPEVYALPNQEAKTVAEAFVENWITRFGVPVELHLDQGRNFESSIFQEVCTLLGIHKTRTTALHPQSDGMVERFNRTLEEHLRKIVDKDQRNWDKCIQMFLLAYRSAKHETTGYTPAKIIFGSDLRLPADVKFGTNPTAVRNDEDYCSALKEEMNELHLMVRQHTHLMSNKMKDRFDQAANSKGFEEGDLVLLYNPLRKKGLSPKLQTAWEGPYMVMKRLNDVVYRIQRNGKARCKMKVVHLERLAPFGSRGFVPNRDD; translated from the coding sequence atgacgcaaatagctgaaaatacatcacagttagagtctcgccttacacaacaaatgactgaaaataatacgcagttagaaaatcgtttggtacaacagaatacggaaaatactacacaactacaaaaacaagtgcaagaaaaattttcaaaatttgaagacgaattaagcactttaaaaaatgacgaagaaaatttaaaatcagaagttcttcaattaagtaatcgtgtgcgagaactgcaactacatggccctgcaccatcaacaaataatcaaagattgaaggcacccacattcgatggcagtattccatttcaaattttcaaacttcagtttgaaaagacagcaatggccaataactggaatgcagcggacaaagtggtgtccttgtttgtatcattgaaagggcctgcggcagaaatccttcagactattccagactgtgaacgggacaactatgaggcattgatgagtgcgatagaaagacgatatggtagtgagcaccggaaacaaatataccagatcgaactgcaaaataggggtcagaaaatgaacgagtcattgcaagagtttgcaactgaaatagaacgactggctcatttggcaaatgcagatgcacctgtggattacattgagagggtaaaaattcaatttttcataaatggaattcgtgatgtggacaccaaacgcgccacatatgcattgccaaaaagaacgtttgctgaaacggtttcgcacaccctcacacaggaaacagcttccctactaagtaaaccagcacacaaagtacaaagggttgaaatggaacaaccggcgctgatggaagaaatattgaagactctgaagacaattgctgcaccgcgagtaaatacaacaggaagatgtttcaactgtggaaaagcgggtcactttgcccgaaattgcaatataaaattaaacccatcaaaacggaaacaaccaacagaacaccgaaagaggattcaccacaaaaatgcggatgcattatcacgtcgcccttgtccactggaatgtaaacattgctccaaatcagaaggaaaagaagatataatcgacgtgcgattactgaatatagaacctgaagatgattggactcctcaccgcatcagaatcaatcagctggaggaccctgatcttgcacagctgataatagccaaagaaaatggggtacgaccaccaaaggaacaaataagtagtgagagtccaactgcaaaagcatattgggcccaatggaacagcataaacctcgttaatggataccttcatcgtacctgggaaagcgaagatggcaaacagtctcgtctgctgatcatagtaccgaagtccatgaccccgaaagtattgaaagaatatcacaatggaccttgtggagggcaccttgggattacaaaaactatagagaaaattaaacaacggttctactggatcggttgtcgagattccatagcagaatggataagtaattgcgtagagtgcatggcagctaaaggtcctaaagccaaaagtcgcggtaggctacaacagtacaacgtgggatcaccatttgaacgagtcgcaatggatgttgcaggtccgttcccaaccagtacggccagaaacaaatatctactggtagtcatggactatttcagtaaatggccagaagtatatgccttaccaaaccaagaagcgaagacagtagccgaagcgtttgtagaaaattggataacaaggttcggagtgcccgtcgaattacacttagatcaaggcaggaatttcgaatcttccattttccaagaagtctgtacattattgggcatccacaagacacggacaacagcgttacacccacaatcagatgggatggtagagagattcaaccgaacgctcgaagaacatctgcggaaaatcgttgataaagatcaacggaattgggacaagtgcatccagatgttcctgctggcgtatcgttcagcgaagcacgagacaactggttacacgccagcaaagattattttcggatctgatctgcgactccctgctgatgttaagtttggaacgaatcctacagctgtaagaaatgatgaagattattgttctgccttaaaggaagaaatgaatgaattgcatctaatggtaagacagcatacgcatctgatgagcaataagatgaaagaccggttcgatcaagcggcaaattcaaaaggttttgaagaaggtgatctggtcctgttgtacaatccacttcgaaagaaaggcttgtccccgaaactgcagacagcctgggaaggaccctatatggtgatgaaacgacttaatgacgtggtataccgcatacaaagaaatggaaaagcacgatgtaaaatgaaagtagtacatttggagaggctcgccccatttggttcaagaggatttgtgcctaatcgggacgattag